In Scomber japonicus isolate fScoJap1 chromosome 3, fScoJap1.pri, whole genome shotgun sequence, the genomic window ATATTTCACTCCAgcacaaatgttttcattataaTCCATCTCCATCTGAGATGTCCAGACAAAGAGAAAGGCAGCCAAAATGAGATGTTGATCTGCCCTCATATTTTACCCATGcttttactgtattactgtCAGTGGAAAATCAAAGGCTTCAAAAATGCTCTGGCTGAAGAGCAAAGAAAGACCAAGTCCTTAACAGACGGAGAATCTTAAATTGAACAAAATATTTGCTTAAAATGGATGCAACAAGGACAATGATTTATTGTTGATCTGTGCTGATAATTAGGATGTGCTGGATCATCTGTGGTCTTGTTTGACATTTGTAAGTTGTGTAATAGAAAACAGTCTGAAGGTTCTGGTTCAGGCAAATCGGTCATGCTGCATAGCTCTCTGAATCCAATTAAGAGTCGGAGGGGCCCAAAtggctgtttttatgtgttttctgtgcTGGCTGGCCTGCTATTGGGTGTGGTGTGGCCTGCAGCGAGGTGAAGTTAAGCGCACAAACACATTCCTCTTCAAGACCCCGCTCTGGTCTGAGTGCTTCTAACAACTTTAGCAACTTCTGTGCCACTGACCCGCTGTCTGCTTGATCATACATCTACACGACTGCATCTACTCCAAGAAATTACTTTGTTTGCATGTGCACTCCTTGACCTTTAACCTGTCCTGGCTTTTTCCTCATAGACAGTCATCATCGCTCCTCTGAACTCAGCTCCCCTCTCTTGAACCCCTTTTagtgttttgtttctttcttggAAGTTTGTGCTCTGGCTGcgttttctctgcctctcttttccATAATGAGCAACGTCTTGCTAACTGGTGCTATTTACCCAACTCTTGCATCAAACATAATAGCGACCCCCCGCTGACCTCATTACAACAGATTTACATCTATGCCAGACACGTTTTTATACGATTACGCAGTCAAATAACTTGAATGTGCAATTGAGTCTCTAAAagtttctgttttcttcttctttgcagcAACTGGCCTTGGTGTTGGCATTGTGTTCTCCGTCCTTTTCTTTAAACGTAAGTCctcattataaaaagaaaagggttttttttgtttttcttggaaTGACTACTCGGTTAAGCCTTgaacgagtgtgtgtgtgtctcccccccccccaccccacacaggACGCACATGGCCCGTCTCATTTGGTTCAGGTTTGGGACTGGGCATGGGATACGCCAACTGCCAGCATGACTTCAGGTCACCATATCTGATTCATGGACGCATggttaaggtgagtacagaagGTGAAGCGTGTCATTTAGAGGTTTATTACACACTTAAACATCATGCTACAtaatttttgtctgtgtttttttttttttaggaccAGTAGTGAAGGACTAAAGATTATGAGGATTTGCAGAGAAGTGTCTCATCTGTTTTCTATGGTATCCTTGTTATTTTGCTGCTCATTTCTGTCCTGGCACTAATGTCCAACGATGCCTGCGTTATGTTTATCAAAGGGCAATTGGTGTATATTTAATAAACAGATTATAAAGAACTCCCTgccttgcttttctttttctgcgtGCATGTTTGAGAAGAATGAAATGTGGTTATGGGGGTGGGAGGTAATTTTGTGTGTTAATGAGCTGGGAGACTCGAACTCCTGCTGTTTTGGAATGAGGGCCAGGTTCAGCATCTGCAGCCCTGTTAGAGAGTGGGAGGATGAAAAGTTGCACAGAATGATGGAATTAAGAATGAAGCTTGTGTTGAAATAGACAGAAAAACTtttgtttgcacacatttttgaTTAACTTCGCCTCATAAAAGTTATCAAATaccagttttccttttttttatatagattTAGCTTCCTTTGAATACTGTGAACAAGAAGAATCCTTTCTTATATCAAAGTTGGGAAAGTGACCCAGACTGATCTTCAGTCCAAGCATTAACCATGCCCTGTAGTCCTGTTGCATGATGTGTGATTTGGACAAGAGTATTTCCTGTGACTGTTTCCGTCACAGGGCGTTGGAAAAGCACACGTCTCCATATCAGGAGGAATCTCTTACGTCTTGTGTTCTCGGTGGCTGTGTCTGTTGGGCAAGATTGTTTTGAGTGTGATTGATCGCTTGTGTGTGGGTTGCATGGGCGTGCAAGAAGAGAAgagggattgtgtgtgtgtgtgagtgtgtgcacgtTTATTCAGCCCCCTGGTGAAGCAGAATCAGTGGAATGCGGAGGAATGCCATATCTGGACTGGAGCTCAGTCTTATTACTAACAGGTGAGTTCTGCACTTTGCACGTCTGAACATAACACATGTTGTGCACTTTCACATCAAAGAAAACATAGGTGCATGCACACTttccattacacacacacacacacacacacttttcctcTTCACTACTGTAATATTTTCTCAGCAATGTAAGCACATGCATTCCTGCACACAAAAGATTTAAACTCTTTCCTGTGTGTTCAAAGGCCCATTTCTTCCAACTCTGGTGTACTGCTGCTACGCATCAGCCGCAGACTAACCCTGTCAGGAATTAAGCCACGTCACTCATCTCCTGTccattaaaatatttgtttgcaAGTGAAGCGTGAAACAGATAGGGGTGCTTATGGACACAAGCCAGTCTGGACACCTGTGAGCAAAGGTGCACCGGTAGGATGAAGTGCAGGAACATGTGTGGGAGGGTGAGAGGGACGAGTGACACAGCTGAGGTGTAACAGAGTAGCCAGCACCCATAGGCTATATCTGTCTGTGCCTGTCTGAAACATTCTCCATGATGAATCATAATCACCAGTCTAATAACGCCACCTAATCACATTTGCTCTTCTGATTACTCAAACATTTTCAGTTAGTAGTAATGAATATCTGTCATAATATATTAGACAAGACAATGCACTGTATACTGATGCTAGGCTTGGAGCTACAGTTACTGATGCTGCATGTTTGATAAAGTGATTTACTGTCATACTGTACCTGAGATATGTTAAGTATCCATTTCCTTTTATGCAAATTAATACTTCTAATCTACATTTCAGATGTTAACATAGTACTCCTTGCTTCACTACAGCACATTTACAGCTGTAATGGACTTACTTTTTGGTaggaaaaaatgtaataatacatGAAACATAATTCATGCATAGTTTAAATTACTTGTGTATATATAACATAGTTAGCTCTGACACCACTTACACCAGTCAGAACATTAACACATAATTTAAATCTTtacaatttttactttttatacttAAATCTATTCTTCAAATGTATTTGTGCACTTTTAGGCAAAGTATGTGAAAGTTTTAGAAAGTAGTAGGTaagtttttatactttttttcttcaagtATCTGAATACTTCTGTTTCCGATTAATGCAAATGTCAGTAGTTTTGAACCTGAAAGCACACAGACTTAGCCATAATATTGCAAATCCCAAATGGCAGGCCTCCTCCCAATATATTCCCATCTCAAAGGACCTAACTGACAGGCCAGCAAAAGCAGGGATCATAATGACTATCAGCAACATGCGCTCATGAGTGTCAGTGGTCTCAATCCAAACATACTGAGGGACCTTAATTAGATCAGGTTGTCATGAGTTCAAGTTATTTGCCATTCATATCATTTCAATTTCCTACATGTAATATATGTTCATCTGTTTTACAGTTGTATTGCATGGCAAGGCTATACAGAGGTATTCACACAATGTTTAAATCTAAAAGCGTATGTTAGTGATCAGTGAACTAAAGAAACCCCAGATGTGACTGCTAACTTGATTCAAGAGTGTAAATAAACCCTATTTGTGTAATCATGTTATATTTTGTCCTGTTAATCTGATCTGTGGTCTCGCCTCGCTCCAATTTAggggaaacatttaaaaaaaccttCCCAGcagtttttttccttcccctccctcccccgtTTTTACTTTCGTCCAGAAACTGCACAGCAGGACCCCTGTCTGAGGTCTCCGCCGCGCCTCACCCTTGCTCGAAGAGTTTTACAACAAAAGACAGACAACTCGGGGAAAGTGTTTTTTCAGCGGAGTTGCATGGGAATTTAAGACTAAACGGGAAGAGAACAAAGGGGAGGGACGGTCCGGGC contains:
- the LOC128356205 gene encoding MICOS complex subunit Mic10-like; protein product: MADEHGRKWDRCLADTALKTATGLGVGIVFSVLFFKRRTWPVSFGSGLGLGMGYANCQHDFRSPYLIHGRMVKDQ